CGGTGGGTGTTGTCCGCGTTGCTGATTGGAGGCTTGGCGGCGGTCCCGGCCCCTGAGTTGGCGGCGGCGCAGGTGGCGACCGGGATTTCAACCAAGATCACAACCATCAAACGGGCGCTGACTGGCGACACCGTGGTTTTGCAGGATGGGACGATTGTACGCCTGATCGGCATCCTTGCTCCACCTTCCGGGCCGGCGGCGGAGCAAGCGCGTGAACGGGTGCGTCAACTCATTCTGGGGAAGACGGTCGAAGTCTGGCTCGAAAATCAAAACCAAGGCATCGGACACCGCGACAAGTACGGACGGCAGTTGTCGTACATTTATCTCTTGCCGTCGCGCAAGCTCCTCAACGCAGAAATTCTGCGCAACGGTGACGCCTACTTCTTTAGCCAGCACTTCATAGACGTACGGACAAAAAACCTCCTGCTGGCGGCCGAGTATCAGGCCCGTCAGGCCAAGCTTGGCGTCTGGGCGCAGGCGACCGAATCGCCGGAACTGATCGCCAAACGTGAAGGACGTGTGTACGAAGAGCCGGCTTTTGTCCCCCCAGAGGATGTAGAGGAAACGCTGGACAGCGCGACTGGCGGCGGCGCAGGGGAGACCGGACAGAATTCGCCGTCAGAAACCATGATGACCGGCGGGCTTGCCCCAGCGCCGCGCTCCGGCGCAACTGCGCCGCCGCTGGACGCGAAGACCACCTACGGCAACATTCGCGTTGAAAGCTGTGCGGTGTTGGATGTCCCGACCTTGGGACAAGTCGCTTTGATCGGCGTTCAAAACAGTACGGGTAGAGCCGGCGAGGCGGCCCGATTGGAAACCGTCAAGTTGGTGCAGGGCAAGCGCCTGCGCTTTGAATACGATCCAGCGAACGCCTACCGTGACCACCGCGACCGGGACGGGCGGTTGCTGGTGTATGCCTTTCTACCGGACGGCGCGCTGCTGAACTTGCAAATTGTGGCGCGCGGCATTGCCGACGTGGATATTGACTATGACTACAAGCACAAGATGGAAATGTTGACGGCGCGCGACAATGCGCGCCTCAAGGAGCTTGGCCCGCGCTGGCGCAACGACATCCCCCGGACGGTGTCGTTGGAGCGAATTCGCATCTCTATGGTGCGGCTGGTGCAGGAACAGTTCGGACGCGCCGGCGCGCGGATTGAACTGGTCGGTGACAGCCAGGACATCCTGCGCATTTCTCATGATCTGATTGATCAGCCGAGCGCGGAGCAGTTGTATCGTGCGTTGGCGGTCAGCGAAGGCGGCAACTTGCCGTTGCTGCGCAGCAGCGGCATTCGGGAAATCCAGTTCACCGACGCCAAGGCGACCAAGATTTTTCGGTTTCCGCTGTGAC
The Chloracidobacterium sp. DNA segment above includes these coding regions:
- a CDS encoding thermonuclease family protein translates to MLKCWVRKQNRWVLSALLIGGLAAVPAPELAAAQVATGISTKITTIKRALTGDTVVLQDGTIVRLIGILAPPSGPAAEQARERVRQLILGKTVEVWLENQNQGIGHRDKYGRQLSYIYLLPSRKLLNAEILRNGDAYFFSQHFIDVRTKNLLLAAEYQARQAKLGVWAQATESPELIAKREGRVYEEPAFVPPEDVEETLDSATGGGAGETGQNSPSETMMTGGLAPAPRSGATAPPLDAKTTYGNIRVESCAVLDVPTLGQVALIGVQNSTGRAGEAARLETVKLVQGKRLRFEYDPANAYRDHRDRDGRLLVYAFLPDGALLNLQIVARGIADVDIDYDYKHKMEMLTARDNARLKELGPRWRNDIPRTVSLERIRISMVRLVQEQFGRAGARIELVGDSQDILRISHDLIDQPSAEQLYRALAVSEGGNLPLLRSSGIREIQFTDAKATKIFRFPL